ATAAATTTATTGAACAGTAATGCTGGTAACAATAAGCTGCCGAGTAGTTGAAATAAACTGGCACCAGCGGAGATGCCTAAAATACTGGGGTCAGCGATCGCATTACGCAAAGCTGCTTGAAAAAAAGCACCAGCGATCGCCAACATCGCCCCGCTAACTAAAGCCGCGATGATTCGTGGTAAGCGAATATTGAACAGCGTGTTAAACTGCTGTGCATTTAAATGCGTTAAGTTGATCGTGGTTGCCCCTTGCAGCAAGGCAACAGCCAATAGTGCGATCAAAGCAACCAATAGCACGATATAAGCCCAGATTGAACGTTGCTTCACTTTGTCGCCTCCTTAGCCGGATATAACCAGCGACTGATCTGCTGTAAGCCAGTAACCACATGCATATTGGCTGTCGCGTCAAATTCAGGTTGCTGTAGATCATAAACGCGCCGTTGCTGGACCGCTGGCATTTGCGCCCACATTGCGTTTTGCTTAAATTCCTGCTCGAATTGCGGCTTGACCACTTCTGGCATGGCGTGTTCTAAACGTAAAATAACGTCAGGTCGTTGTTGCGCTAGTTTTTCGTTATCCGGTGTTAAATAGGGTTGTGTTTTATCTGGATAAAGATTTTCTCCGCCCGCCAAGCGTACGAGATCACCGATATAGGAGGTATCGGTGGCAATCATGTAGCCAGCACCAGGTAAGCCCATTAAAACCAAAACTTGTGGCTTGGCACCCTGTTGTCGTGCGTGCACCTTTTTAACCGCTTGATCGATCAATTTCACTTGCTGGTGTGCCTGCTGCTGACGTTGATAACGCTGACCCAACGTTGTCAACGTTTGTTTCAAGCTGGTAACTGTATCTAAATTTAAGTACTGCGCGTGAAATTTATGGGATTTAAAAGTCGCCTCATACTGCTCTTTTAGTACCGTCACTGAATAAACGGCGGTCGGCTTTAAGGCAGCAATTTTTTCAATATTTGGTGACATTGGACTGCCGACTTTGGTCACTTTTTGATAGCGTGCTGGCAACTGGTTGGCAGTCGTTGGCACACCGACCAGTGGCAGATCCAGCTTGGCCGCCATTTCCGTGACCGCTACAGTTGTCGCTACGATCCGCGGTTGCTTGTGCTGGGTGGCTTGAGGCGTTGGCCGCAACTGTAACCAAGCGACAACGCCCAGTACTGCGACCAATACCACAGCTAATAAAATAAAAACTAATTTACGTGCTGACTTCATTTTCAACTCACCTAATTATTTCCGTTTGATAAAGAAGTACGTGGCCACCGCTAAAATTGCCACCGCTACCGAACCGCCAGTCAAGATTGCCGTCTGCGTTTGTTTATTTTTCTTATTCAGAGCAGCAATCTGTGCGTTTTGCTTACGGGTGACACTAGTTGTGGTCGTTTTTGCAACGATTTTTTTCTGACTGCTAGCGCTAGCGGCACGACTACTGGCGCTGCTAGAACTGATCGCACTGCTCTCACTGCTGGTACTATTTGAACTAGTGGTACTGTTTTCACTGCTACTGGCACTCGCTGCTGAACTGGCAACCGCCGCTGGTGCACTGCTACTAGCTGCAGCGCTATTGAGTGCAGGTAAATGACTGGTATCAAATTTAAAGCTAATATCGTGGTTGGCCGTGTACACATTCGGTACGTTGATGGCAATCGAGCTATTGACCACTTGATTTAAATTAGGTGTTTGAAAGGCGTAAGAATAGTCATAACCGCTAGCACTTTGCGTTTTGCTGACGTTCGCTGGTCCTTGCCCGTTGATGCTGAGCACCGTCACCGGCCATTCACCTAATTGGGTGCTGGTGTGGATCGTCATTGTGACCAAATATTGATTACCGTTCGCTACCACATTTGCCGGCTTAACGTAATAATTAGACGCCATCGACGTTTGCTGTGTGCCATATTTCAAGGCTTGATAATTGATCGCCTCCGCGCCAACTTTTGCGCTAACTGTAAAACTCACGAGCAGCAGTACCGCCCCTAGAATTAATCGTCCTATTTTTCGTTTCATTTTCTACTCTCCCACATGCAGTCGTTTATACACAGCAAAACCGATGATCACCAACGCCACTGCACCGAAGCCAGCAATTTCTGCCATAAATGGATACACCTTTAATTTAGCTGACTTTTGTTGCTCTGCCGCTGTAATGGTGGTTGCCGCCGCAACTTTTTTAGTTTTATTCGCCGCTGTTTTAGCTGGTTTAGTCGCTTTAACTGCTTTAGTTGGTTGTGTGGCACTAATTGCCGTTAAACTGGTGCCGGCGGCCGGTAAGATCGTGTTGCCATTCGCTGCTTGAACCAAGCTGATCGTCGTCGCCGGTAACCCCTGCGTCGTTGCTGCGTTGGCTGCAGCTAAATAATTAGTGCCGCCACCTTGCGCCTTGCCGAAGGATAACCACACTTCAAATTGCTGGTTGCTGATGCCAGCGATCGGCACTGTCATGCTGATCGTTGCGGGGATCGGCTGATCTAACCCCTGCTCATTGCTGATGTGGAACGCATAAGTCCAAATATCGTTACCACCGGCAGTGCTGTGACTAAAATCAGAATAGCCACCATAATTGACGGA
This is a stretch of genomic DNA from Loigolactobacillus coryniformis subsp. coryniformis KCTC 3167 = DSM 20001. It encodes these proteins:
- the isdE gene encoding heme ABC transporter substrate-binding protein IsdE gives rise to the protein MKSARKLVFILLAVVLVAVLGVVAWLQLRPTPQATQHKQPRIVATTVAVTEMAAKLDLPLVGVPTTANQLPARYQKVTKVGSPMSPNIEKIAALKPTAVYSVTVLKEQYEATFKSHKFHAQYLNLDTVTSLKQTLTTLGQRYQRQQQAHQQVKLIDQAVKKVHARQQGAKPQVLVLMGLPGAGYMIATDTSYIGDLVRLAGGENLYPDKTQPYLTPDNEKLAQQRPDVILRLEHAMPEVVKPQFEQEFKQNAMWAQMPAVQQRRVYDLQQPEFDATANMHVVTGLQQISRWLYPAKEATK
- a CDS encoding NEAT domain-containing protein, which produces MKRKIGRLILGAVLLLVSFTVSAKVGAEAINYQALKYGTQQTSMASNYYVKPANVVANGNQYLVTMTIHTSTQLGEWPVTVLSINGQGPANVSKTQSASGYDYSYAFQTPNLNQVVNSSIAINVPNVYTANHDISFKFDTSHLPALNSAAASSSAPAAVASSAASASSSENSTTSSNSTSSESSAISSSSASSRAASASSQKKIVAKTTTTSVTRKQNAQIAALNKKNKQTQTAILTGGSVAVAILAVATYFFIKRK